In a single window of the Necator americanus strain Aroian chromosome X, whole genome shotgun sequence genome:
- a CDS encoding hypothetical protein (NECATOR_CHRX.G26060.T1): protein MLTLPNDPVMLVQLQRPITTLAWVMLLYPLVFAISVQGLLILFTYNVQEILFFGITIRFIPEKNASYSPRHPSVAIKTNLLVCLFEYRTQSRCISLFWMK from the exons ATGCTCACGCTTCCAAACGATCCGGTGATGCTCGTCCAGCTCCAGCGGCCAATTACCACACTCGCTTGGGTCATGCTCCTATATCCGCTTGTTTTCGCAATCAGCGTTCAAGGATTGCTGATTCTATTCACTTACAATGTTCAGGAAATTCTATTCTTCGGAATCACGATTCGATTCA ttcctgaaaaaaatgccAGTTATTCTCCTCGGCACCCTTCCGTGGCGATCAAAACCAATTTGCTCGTGTGTTTATTTGAGTATCGCACTCAATCAAGGTGTATTTCccttttctggatgaaataG
- a CDS encoding hypothetical protein (NECATOR_CHRX.G26060.T2) translates to MLVQLQRPITTLAWVMLLYPLVFAISVQGLLILFTYNVQEILFFGITIRFIPEKNASYSPRHPSVAIKTNLLVYFPFLDEIALVCYRSKFGFDDEVLGHVQKTNEINCTSIISIPQRIG, encoded by the exons ATGCTCGTCCAGCTCCAGCGGCCAATTACCACACTCGCTTGGGTCATGCTCCTATATCCGCTTGTTTTCGCAATCAGCGTTCAAGGATTGCTGATTCTATTCACTTACAATGTTCAGGAAATTCTATTCTTCGGAATCACGATTCGATTCA ttcctgaaaaaaatgccAGTTATTCTCCTCGGCACCCTTCCGTGGCGATCAAAACCAATTTGCTC GTGTATTTCccttttctggatgaaataGCACTTGTGTGCTATCGCTCCAAGTTTGGTTTTGATGATGAAGTCCTCGGCCATGTCCAGAAAACTAACGAG ATTAACTGCACATCAATAATCTCAATACCTCAAAGAATTGGATGA
- a CDS encoding hypothetical protein (NECATOR_CHRX.G26061.T1): MRWLLATIGLIHLAWGQKIVSKGRTITVNEGAQLELPCYVQDLGSESIIWRRKENALFIDEENLAEDERMQVIKDGSNSTLTILDVEPMDMTDYVCAVSDPEQEIVYKIIVHSPPTVVISPDEPEYLLSVGDEQVIVRCLAKGNPTPTIKWTKKDGKMPSDITVRGPQLVISKVKKEHSGEYECIANNAAGSDSAMLKIQVNEREDAAKHEAPWVKTEFSFVPVKKNADVNISCSYDGTPSPQAEWFFNGYKINFSEERFRNTAQYAQRRANHTNAILAVVGINEDSFGDYMCRISNNLGTAFAVIHVSGRPGPPTVTADGSDISWSVRAYEPVIEYRIYYRPEKADEWNKYESIRASKGDNDGDDIWEHSVSLLPYLEAGVRYEVTVKARNALGWGSFARENLLIEIPADRQEKTSSARICSSLLVLLMTLVLRQ; the protein is encoded by the exons ATGAGGTGGTTGCTGGCTACAATCGGCCTCATACATCTGGCATGGGGCCAAAAAATTGTCAGCAAGGGAAGAACGATCACG GTGAATGAAGGTGCACAATTAGAGCTTCCATGCTACGTTCAAGACCTAGGATCCGAGTCAATAATTTGGCGAAGAAAGGAGAACGCCTTGTTTATCGATGAGGAGAACCTGGCTGAGGATGAGCGTATGCAGGTCATCAAAGACGGATCG AATTCCACATTGACAATTCTGGATGTGGAACCTATGGATATGACCGATTATGTATGTGCTGTATCCGATCCGGAACAGGAAATTGTTTACAAAATTATCGTACATT CTCCACCAACTGTTGTGATATCGCCGGATGAGCCGGAGTACTTGCTCTCTGTGGGTGATGAACAGGTTATTGTCAGATGTTTAGCGAAGGGTAATCCAACACCAACAAtaaaatggacaaaaaaa GACGGCAAGATGCCTTCGGATATCACTGTTCGTGGACCTCAACTGGTCATttcgaaagtgaaaaaagaacattctggAGAATATGAATGTATTGCAAATAATGCCGCTGGAAGTGATTCGGCTATGTTGAAAATTCAAGTAAATG AACGTGAAGATGCGGCAAAACACG AAGCGCCTTGGGTAAAAACTGAATTCTCCTTCGTTCCTGTGAAAAAGAATGCTGACGTGAATATTTCGTGTTCTTACGATGGCACACCTTCTCCTCAAGCTGAATGGTTCTTTAACGGGTATAAAATTAAT ttCTCTGAAGAAAGATTCCGTAACACAGCACAATACGCTCAACGCCGTGCCAACCACACAAATGCTATTCTCGCAGTAGTAGGAATAAATgaa GATTCCTTTGGTGACTACATGTGTCGAATATCAAACAATTTGGGTACCGCATTCGCTGTGATTCACGTCAGCG gtcGTCCTGGACCACCTACAGTCACTGCTGATGGTTCCGACATTTCGTGGTCCGTACGAGCGTATGAACCTGTAATTGAGTATCGAATTTATTACAGGCCTGAAAAAGCTGACGAATGGAACAAATACGAGAGTATTCGTGCCAGTAAAG GTGATAACGATGGTGATGATATTTGGGAACACAGCGTATCGTTACTACCATATCTTGAAGCTGGTGTACGATATGAGGTGACGGTAAAAGCACGAAATGCGCTTGGATGGGGTTCATTTGCACGAGAAAACTTGCTAATTGAAATTCCTGCTGACAGACAAG aGAAGACGTCATCTGCCCGGATCTGTTCATCACTTCTAGTTCTATTGATGACATTGGTACTAAGGCAGTAA
- a CDS encoding hypothetical protein (NECATOR_CHRX.G26061.T2), translating into MRWLLATIGLIHLAWGQKIVSKGRTITVNEGAQLELPCYVQDLGSESIIWRRKENALFIDEENLAEDERMQVIKDGSNSTLTILDVEPMDMTDYVCAVSDPEQEIVYKIIVHSPPTVVISPDEPEYLLSVGDEQVIVRCLAKGNPTPTIKWTKKDGKMPSDITVRGPQLVISKVKKEHSGEYECIANNAAGSDSAMLKIQVNEAPWVKTEFSFVPVKKNADVNISCSYDGTPSPQAEWFFNGYKINFSEERFRNTAQYAQRRANHTNAILAVVGINEDSFGDYMCRISNNLGTAFAVIHVSGRPGPPTVTADGSDISWSVRAYEPVIEYRIYYRPEKADEWNKYESIRASKGDNDGDDIWEHSVSLLPYLEAGVRYEVTVKARNALGWGSFARENLLIEIPADRQEKTSSARICSSLLVLLMTLVLRQ; encoded by the exons ATGAGGTGGTTGCTGGCTACAATCGGCCTCATACATCTGGCATGGGGCCAAAAAATTGTCAGCAAGGGAAGAACGATCACG GTGAATGAAGGTGCACAATTAGAGCTTCCATGCTACGTTCAAGACCTAGGATCCGAGTCAATAATTTGGCGAAGAAAGGAGAACGCCTTGTTTATCGATGAGGAGAACCTGGCTGAGGATGAGCGTATGCAGGTCATCAAAGACGGATCG AATTCCACATTGACAATTCTGGATGTGGAACCTATGGATATGACCGATTATGTATGTGCTGTATCCGATCCGGAACAGGAAATTGTTTACAAAATTATCGTACATT CTCCACCAACTGTTGTGATATCGCCGGATGAGCCGGAGTACTTGCTCTCTGTGGGTGATGAACAGGTTATTGTCAGATGTTTAGCGAAGGGTAATCCAACACCAACAAtaaaatggacaaaaaaa GACGGCAAGATGCCTTCGGATATCACTGTTCGTGGACCTCAACTGGTCATttcgaaagtgaaaaaagaacattctggAGAATATGAATGTATTGCAAATAATGCCGCTGGAAGTGATTCGGCTATGTTGAAAATTCAAGTAAATG AAGCGCCTTGGGTAAAAACTGAATTCTCCTTCGTTCCTGTGAAAAAGAATGCTGACGTGAATATTTCGTGTTCTTACGATGGCACACCTTCTCCTCAAGCTGAATGGTTCTTTAACGGGTATAAAATTAAT ttCTCTGAAGAAAGATTCCGTAACACAGCACAATACGCTCAACGCCGTGCCAACCACACAAATGCTATTCTCGCAGTAGTAGGAATAAATgaa GATTCCTTTGGTGACTACATGTGTCGAATATCAAACAATTTGGGTACCGCATTCGCTGTGATTCACGTCAGCG gtcGTCCTGGACCACCTACAGTCACTGCTGATGGTTCCGACATTTCGTGGTCCGTACGAGCGTATGAACCTGTAATTGAGTATCGAATTTATTACAGGCCTGAAAAAGCTGACGAATGGAACAAATACGAGAGTATTCGTGCCAGTAAAG GTGATAACGATGGTGATGATATTTGGGAACACAGCGTATCGTTACTACCATATCTTGAAGCTGGTGTACGATATGAGGTGACGGTAAAAGCACGAAATGCGCTTGGATGGGGTTCATTTGCACGAGAAAACTTGCTAATTGAAATTCCTGCTGACAGACAAG aGAAGACGTCATCTGCCCGGATCTGTTCATCACTTCTAGTTCTATTGATGACATTGGTACTAAGGCAGTAA
- a CDS encoding hypothetical protein (NECATOR_CHRX.G26062.T1): MRFNDDRWTRAVSDWAPRDIRRTTGRPPTRWSDFFTKSFKEKYDALRVPCERRNHWATLALDRDKWKDYWRPLDQFEDRRESR, from the coding sequence atgcgctttaatgacgaccgttggaccagagccgtgagcgactgggccCCCCGTGATATTAGGCGCAccacaggaagaccgccgacccgatggtcagatttcttcacgaagtccttcaaagaaaaatatgatgctcttcgtgtcccatgcgaaaggaggaaccactgggctactctggcactcgatcgggacaaatggaaggattactggcgcccgctcgaccagttcgaagatcgacgggagtcaaggtga
- a CDS encoding hypothetical protein (NECATOR_CHRX.G26063.T1) — protein sequence MRKLEWDHMGVKVDGRQLHHLRFADDIVLITPSTSQAERMLTEFDETCGCIGLQLNLQKTMFMRNGWVSDALFTLNGTNISECTSYVYLGRELNMMNDLTPELGRRRRAAWGAHKSIEDVVKKTRNTRFPALTYASEAWAFRKQEENAVSVIERGIERVMLGVSRFTQARDGIRSSLLRQ from the coding sequence atgcgaaagttggaatgggaccacatgggagtgaaggttgatggtcggcagctacaccatttgcgctttgctgacgacatcgtactgataacacctagcaccagccaagcggaacgaatgctgaccgagttcgacgaaacatgtggatgcatcggtcttcagctgaatctacaaaagacgatgttcatgcggaacggatgggtctcggatgccctaTTCAccctcaacggaacgaacatatccgaatgcaccagctacgtttatctgggtcgggaactgaacatgatgaacgacctgacccccgagctgggcaggaggagacgagcggcttggggagcgcacaagagcatcgaagatgtagtgaagaagaccaggaacacccggtttcctgctttgacctatgcttcggaagcctgggcatttcgcaagcaggaagaaaacgcggtgagcgtcattgaacgcggaattgagagagtgatgctaggagtatcccgtttcacgcaagcgagggacgggattcgaagttctctcctacgtcaatga
- a CDS encoding hypothetical protein (NECATOR_CHRX.G26064.T2) has protein sequence MIGFVEHLHDCAKKAESFKTTKGRLSLETLELIRQRGAARAAGNQELTFELTRLCREAIKKDLKGRRAEVLAEDAEAGKSIRHARRDFASHKTALRYPKGTAIALRRRMEKIIYDFYSDLFDSHVHLPPHHLREDGRVIPEILPSEIRHAIMSIRNRTALGLDRIRPEHLKSFSPVLINTLARLFTRYLSECKVPKQWKTSKTVLLYKKGDPHLPTIRHLQALYKSDSYTIDQIHTVPKLIEVSREYKMPLCLTFIDLKKAFGSVETETVVEAFDKQASLLST, from the exons atgatcggctttgttgaacaccttcacgactgcgcgaagaaggctgagagttttaaaaccaccaaggggcgcctgtctcttgaaactcttgagctgatacgccagcgtggagcagcacgagccgcagggaaccaagaactcacgttcgAGCTcacaaggctttgcagagaggcgataaagaaagaccttaaagggagaagagcagaagtgctggctgaagatgcagaggcggggaaaagcatccgccatgcccgtcgagacttcgccagtcacAAGACTGCTCTCCGgtacccaaagggaacagccattgcattgAGAAggaggatggagaaaatcatctacgatttctactctgatctcttcgacagccatgtccacttgcctcctcaccatctgagggaagacggacgagtcattccagagattctcccgtccgaaatacgacatgctatcatgtcgataagaaatcgtacggcactcggtctcgacagaataagaccagaacacctgaagagcttttcgccagtactcatcaacactctggcgaggctcttcacacgttatctgtcggaatgcaaggttcctaaacagtggaagaccagcaagaccgtgttgttgtataaaaagggagatccacatctgcctactatccgtcatctacaagctctttacaagagtgattctta cacgattgaccagaTTCACACTGTTccaaaactcatcgaggtatcacgagagtacaagatgccgctctgtctcaccttcatcgacttgaagaaggccttcggctcagttgagacggaaacggtcgtggaagccttcgACAAACAGGcatccctactcagtacataa
- a CDS encoding hypothetical protein (NECATOR_CHRX.G26064.T1), with protein MIGFVEHLHDCAKKAESFKTTKGRLSLETLELIRQRGAARAAGNQELTFELTRLCREAIKKDLKGRRAEVLAEDAEAGKSIRHARRDFASHKTALRYPKGTAIALRRRMEKIIYDFYSDLFDSHVHLPPHHLREDGRVIPEILPSEIRHAIMSIRNRTALGLDRIRPEHLKSFSPVLINTLARLFTRYLSECKVPKQWKTSKTVLLYKKGDPHLPTIRHLQALYKSDS; from the coding sequence atgatcggctttgttgaacaccttcacgactgcgcgaagaaggctgagagttttaaaaccaccaaggggcgcctgtctcttgaaactcttgagctgatacgccagcgtggagcagcacgagccgcagggaaccaagaactcacgttcgAGCTcacaaggctttgcagagaggcgataaagaaagaccttaaagggagaagagcagaagtgctggctgaagatgcagaggcggggaaaagcatccgccatgcccgtcgagacttcgccagtcacAAGACTGCTCTCCGgtacccaaagggaacagccattgcattgAGAAggaggatggagaaaatcatctacgatttctactctgatctcttcgacagccatgtccacttgcctcctcaccatctgagggaagacggacgagtcattccagagattctcccgtccgaaatacgacatgctatcatgtcgataagaaatcgtacggcactcggtctcgacagaataagaccagaacacctgaagagcttttcgccagtactcatcaacactctggcgaggctcttcacacgttatctgtcggaatgcaaggttcctaaacagtggaagaccagcaagaccgtgttgttgtataaaaagggagatccacatctgcctactatccgtcatctacaagctctttacaagagtgattcttag
- a CDS encoding hypothetical protein (NECATOR_CHRX.G26065.T1), translated as MAICTYNARTLASKAAIEDLMMQAKKIKYDVIGLTETRRRHPLNAVCETGEELLLGTCNSRAVGGVGVLVNTSMAKNIDSFEQLTTRIGHLWMRRCGPTPAFTFFVAYAPTSSYEEEEVEDFFMDLEKFYREDHAFYKVIVGDFNAKVGPRRMPEELRIGTHGLQWNDQGERLSEFIMTTKTIHGNSQFQKLSSLR; from the coding sequence atggcgatctgtacttataacgcacgtacgcttgcatcgaaagcggccatcgaagatctgatgatgcaagccaagaagatcaagtacgacgtcatcggactgaccgagacgaggcgacgtcaccctctcaatgCCGTAtgtgaaactggagaagaactgttgtTAGGAACATGCAACAGTAGAgctgttggtggagttggcgtcctcgtcaacacgagtatggcaaagaatatcgactctttcgaacaacttacgacccgaatcggacatctgtggatgagaagatgtggtccaacacctgctttcactttctttgtcgcttacgctccaacatcaagctacgaagaagaagaagtcgaagattTCTtcatggacctggagaagttctaccgagaagatcacgccttctacaaggtcatagttggcgatttcaacgccaaagttggcccaagaagaatgCCGGAGGAACTTCGCATCGGGACCCATGgtctacaatggaatgaccagggggagaggctctccgagttcatcatgacgactaagaccatccatgggaactcgcaattccaaaagctctcctctctacgctga
- a CDS encoding hypothetical protein (NECATOR_CHRX.G26066.T2), producing MSFNDDAMMTTGHGCSGGGGGDGGCNRGAVARRLYVKGARCFLSTFGHPLPKPSTTAMMAPITTTPSSSLLLTILALFSLIAGSSAGPCIFREGPHQVIYGIRNGIVHFRIIIRGVPQMASGWTGIGFGNGMTDGLDTIIVRLSNGRISVTDEYVRGYTSSSPDRINNVVVHSSKLNNGVLSVTFSRPVNAMEYPYDSSLLGCQPWQFLVGLNRMGPRGEQHHHMMRPVHRTVCIDECRI from the exons ATGAGTTTCAACGATGATGCGATGATGACGACTGGCCATGGTTGCagcggcggcggtggcggcgACGGCGGGTGTAACAGAGGGGCGGTCGCGAGGCGCTTGTACGTAAAAGGTGCCCGGTGCTTCCTCTCCACATTCGGCCATCCACTACCCAAACCATCCACTACGGCCATGATGGCACCGATCACCACCACCCCCTCCTCCTCGTTGCTCCTTACCATTCTTGCCTTATTTTCCCTCATAGCag GTTCATCCGCTGGTCCATGTATTTTCCGCGAAGGACCACATCAAGTAATCTATGGGATACGAAATGGTATTGTACATTTTCGTATAATAATTCGAGGAGTACCACAAATGGCATCAGGATGGACGGGTATCGGATTTGGAAATGGAATG ACTGATGGTCTCGATACGATCATCGTTCGACTTTCCAATGGCCGTATAAGCGTTACGGATGAGTACGTCCGAGGTTATACCTCCTCCTCACCAGACAGG ATCAATAATGTGGTGGTGCACAGTAGCAAACTGAACAACGGTGTACTCTCAGTAACATTCTCAAGACCTGTGAACGCTATGGAATATCCATATGACAGTTCACTTCTTGGATGTCAGCCATGGCAG TTCCTGGTCGGTCTTAATCGTATGGGTCCTCGTGGTGAGCAGCACCATCACATGATGAGACCAGTACATCGAACCGTCTGCATTGATGAATGTCGAATTTAA
- a CDS encoding hypothetical protein (NECATOR_CHRX.G26066.T1) produces the protein MMAPITTTPSSSLLLTILALFSLIAGSSAGPCIFREGPHQVIYGIRNGIVHFRIIIRGVPQMASGWTGIGFGNGMTDGLDTIIVRLSNGRISVTDEYVRGYTSSSPDRINNVVVHSSKLNNGVLSVTFSRPVNAMEYPYDSSLLGCQPWQFLVGLNRMGPRGEQHHHMMRPVHRTVCIDECRI, from the exons ATGATGGCACCGATCACCACCACCCCCTCCTCCTCGTTGCTCCTTACCATTCTTGCCTTATTTTCCCTCATAGCag GTTCATCCGCTGGTCCATGTATTTTCCGCGAAGGACCACATCAAGTAATCTATGGGATACGAAATGGTATTGTACATTTTCGTATAATAATTCGAGGAGTACCACAAATGGCATCAGGATGGACGGGTATCGGATTTGGAAATGGAATG ACTGATGGTCTCGATACGATCATCGTTCGACTTTCCAATGGCCGTATAAGCGTTACGGATGAGTACGTCCGAGGTTATACCTCCTCCTCACCAGACAGG ATCAATAATGTGGTGGTGCACAGTAGCAAACTGAACAACGGTGTACTCTCAGTAACATTCTCAAGACCTGTGAACGCTATGGAATATCCATATGACAGTTCACTTCTTGGATGTCAGCCATGGCAG TTCCTGGTCGGTCTTAATCGTATGGGTCCTCGTGGTGAGCAGCACCATCACATGATGAGACCAGTACATCGAACCGTCTGCATTGATGAATGTCGAATTTAA
- a CDS encoding hypothetical protein (NECATOR_CHRX.G26067.T1) yields the protein MVPTTAACLSTSSWADAGCERVITDKYMAKYKQGKNAKYAENVVDDDDDVPVFARKVCETTKEIDQPIHASTFPLDNKPFSAINADLVPAFIDDPKEFFDEFGFRKKDDSPSSSDNRSDIEDSAHRMKFVAALEHAHANLKEELTWSKVDVDSLRSDKIEELIKAGGVPHSMRPYLWPRFAGATNKRIAAGYSYEEVLRQSAQDKPSIGVQIERSLLRTLPNNICFWKKNGAGVDALRRVLKAVAFIYPDLGYCEGMGVIVAILLLFCSEETTFWMMTALIEDILPPNYYSQTLLGVQADERATRHLMKSHVPDLNKILDELDVEVSLVTVNWLLTLFASVFPTRTLLRVWDFVFFTGSVSIFRIIISIMKMKEDEIVELGRSSKSSADLFNAISQLPQSVVEVDKLIEYMTSFEFTITEHLINELRKKYQAILMADQGMIVNTTTDTNLPKQKVQRRKLARSKSIIQQIFHSKDGENDPKLKNVRQTEILVDLKDSVLQICRYFISCDEKMEMNISTKADYSPESHAHDIDNFLAGRREGHKRARALLDFARQDEDELGFRKNDIITIICEKDEHCWVGEVNGLRGWFPAKFVEIVDERGKNYTVYGDEAVSPEITEYIRGRLANSFRQVMDHGIMESVLYPSTAYHPWSFIEDIAYYSVEKHFNSVYSRLTLCNTFKLDQDGKILTPEELLFRSVQLINDSHNAANAHPDVKLRSLLVLGVNEQCLHLWFDLFCSSEHQEAIRSKYYHPWAFIRTPAWRQIKCDLRLLSQFSFNLSVDFEIEGIEKKKKKSSTGMMTSTKKKMLSTVMAGELKQNGEEPLKKGVTDMLIKHHLFSWDL from the exons ATGGTGCCAACAACGGCTGCATGCTTATCGACGTCCAGCTGGGCAGATGCTGGCTGCGAGCGT GTCATTACCGATAAGTATATGGCAAAATATAAGCAAg ggaaaaatGCCAAATATGCTGAGAACGTGGTCGACGATGACGATGACGTGCCTGTATTCGCCAGGAAAGTTTGCGAGACCACTAAAGAG ATCGACCAACCAATCCACGCTTCTACGTTTCCACTTGATAATAAGCCGTTCAGTGCTATCAATGCTGACCTTGTACCAGCTTTTATAGACGATCCTAAAGAATT TTTCGATGAGTTTGGTTTCCGGAAAAAAGATGACTCTCCATCCTCGTCTGACAATAGAAGCGATATCGAGGATAGTGCACATAG GATGAAATTCGTAGCTGCACTAGAACATGCACATGCGAATCTTAAGGAGGAACTAACCTGGTCTAAAGTCGACGTGGATTCATTGCGTTCCGATAAAATTGAGGAACTCATTAAAGCAGGAG GTGTTCCCCATTCGATGCGACCCTATTTATGGCCGAGATTCGCCGGCGCTACGAATAAGCGCATCGCCGCGGGCTATTCTTATGAGGAAGTTCTTCGGCAATCCGCTCAGGATAAACCTTCCATAG GGGTCCAAATTGAAAGAAGTCTATTGCGTACTTTGCCTAACAATATCtgtttctggaagaagaatGGCGCTGGCGTTGATGCATTAAGGAGAGTTTTAAAAGCAGTGGCTTTTATATATCCAGACCTTGGATACTGTGAGGGGATGG GTGTCATTGTGGCCATCCTGCTATTATTCTGCTCCGAGGAAACTACATTCTGGATGATGACAGCTCTAATCGAAGATATTCTACCACCTAACTACTACAGTCAAACATTGTTGGGTGTTCAG GCAGATGAGCGAGCTACAAGACATTTAATGAAATCACATGTACCTGATCTCAATAAAATTCTGGATGAATTAGATGTTGAGGTGTCATTGGTGACCGTTAACTGGTTATTAACACTGTTTGCATCGGTTTTTCCAACACGGACCTTATTACGTGTCTGGGATTTCGTTTTCTTTACAGGAAGCGTTAGTATATTTCGG ATTATAATTTcaataatgaaaatgaaagaggatGAGATAGTAGAATTGGGAAGAAGTTCCAAATCCTCAGCTGACCTCTTCAATGCCATCAGTCAACTCCCACAATCG GTAGTTGAGGTCGATAAACTCATCGAATACATGACATCGTTTGAGTTCACAATTACTGAACACCTTATCAATGAGTTACGCAAAAAGTACCAG GCTATTCTAATGGCTGATCAAGGTATGATTGTAAATACGACCACAGATACAAATTTACCAAAACAAAAggttcaaagaagaaaactggcCCGATCAAAAAGTATTATCCAACAGATTTTTCATTCGAAAGAT GGAGAAAATGATCCAAAGCTGAAAAACGTCCGTCAAACAGAAATTCTTGTCGATTTGAAGGATTCCGTGCTACAGATTTGTCGATACTTCATTAGCTGCGacgagaaaatggaaatgaatattTCGACGAAG GCTGATTACAGTCCAGAATCGCATGCTCACGATATCGATAACTTCTTGGCTGGACGCCGTGAAGGACATAAAAGAGCCAGGGCTCTTCTGGACTTCGCAAGGCAAGACGAAGATGAACTTGGGTTCAG aaaaaatgacatCATAACAataatttgtgaaaaagaCGAGCATTGTTGGGTTGGTGAAGTGAACGGCCTTCGTGGATGGTTCCCAGCAAAATTTGTTGAG ATAGTCGatgagagaggaaaaaattatacTGTTTACGGAGATGAAGCAGTTTCACCGGAAATCACTGAGTATATCAGAG GTCGTCTAGCGAACAGTTTTCGACAAGTTATGGATCATGGAATCATGGAAAGTGTACTCTATCCGTCAACAGCGTATCATCCATGGTCATTCATTG AGGACATTGCCTATTACTCTGTGGAGAAGCACTTCAACTCGGTGTACTCTCGTCTAACATTGTGCAACACTTTCAAACTGGATCAGGACGGAAAA ATTCTTACTCCAGAAGAGTTATTATTTCGATCCGTTCAACTAATCAATGATTCACATAATGCTGCTAATGCTCATCCTGACGTTAAATTAAG ATCGTTATTAGTGCTTGGCGTAAATGAGCAATGTCTTCATTTATGGTTTGATCTATTCTGCTCATCTGAACATCAAGAAGCGATACGCAGCAAATACTATCATCCGTGGGCATTTATACGTACACCCGCATGGCGACAG aTAAAATGTGATTTGCGACTACTCAGTCAATTCTCCTTCAATCTAAGTGTTGACTTCGAAATCGAaggaattgagaaaaaaaagaaaaaatcgagcaCAGGG ATGATGACaagtacaaaaaagaagatgttATCCACAGTTATGGCTGGTGAACTGAAACAAAATGGTGAAGAACCGTTGAAGAAAGGTGTCACGGATATGCTAATCAAACATCATTTATTTAGCTGGGATTTGTAG